Proteins co-encoded in one Macrobrachium nipponense isolate FS-2020 chromosome 24, ASM1510439v2, whole genome shotgun sequence genomic window:
- the LOC135202898 gene encoding uncharacterized protein LOC135202898: MREDNTTSFRKILVLNQLEEKKKERREIKRELDTLQTQRQTASQGTPRPDIDAALQCRQQKDYRKREMAYLRNLELKETAKNLKANQEITIRRADKAAALVLIKTSEYYEKLDQILADQSKFRKINTNPIEDIRQGINRTVERIDAARNAPMLPLAQGDFNPGYIYGTVKIHKPGNPLCPIISQIPTPTYKIAKRLNELLMPYIPDRYCLQSSTNFLRDLRDSPSTGIIASLDVEGLFTNVPVDETIEHILDRVYRCEDTQALNIPVEALNLGQIDGVAMGYPLGVLFANFYMSVVEERVFNKIPCPPQYYRYIDDTFIRVDLEEDLETLRKIFKECSVLHFTCERSVVGALPFLDLIAKTMSAKLSIAKMAAPNRQRQRVGAKSSCSDKISLIIYYKNMKTSQLLLKNNPAPPETSLKRKSVIYEFTCSGDG; encoded by the exons ATGAGAGAAGACAACACTACATCCTTCAGGAAGATATTGGTGCTAAACCAgctggaagagaagaagaaagaaaggagagaaataaaaagagaattagaTACACTACAAACACAGAGACAAACAGCTTCCCAAGGAACCCCCCGTCCAGACATTGATGCCGCTCTCCAGTGCCGGCAGCAGAAGGATTACCGCAAGAGAGAAATGGCATACTTAAGAAACTT agaattgaaagaaactgCAAAAAACCTGAAAGCAaaccaagaaataacaataagaagggcAGACAAAGCTGCTGCCCTAGTGCTCATCAAGACCTCTGAATACTACGAGAAACTGGACCAAATACTGGCTGATCaatccaaattcagaaaaatcaacaCGAACCCCATCGAAGACATCCGACAAGGCATTAATAGGACGGTCGAAAGAATCGATGCCGCTAGGAATGCTCCCATGCTTCCCCTTGCCCAGGGTGACTTTAATCCAGGGTATATTTACGGCACCGTTAAAATCCACAAGCCTGGTAATCCTCTCTGccctattataagccaaatcccaaccccaacttacaaaatcgcgaagagactcaatgaactcctcatgccatatatccctgacaggtattgtTTACAGTCGTCTACCAACTTTTTACGTGATctccgagactctccgtctacaggtatcatcgcctctcttgacgtcgagggcctcttcacgaacgttcctgtcgacgagacgattgaacacatccttgatagagtatatagatgtgaagacacacaggctttgaacattCCCGTGGAAGCCCTAAACCTTGGACAG attgacggtgTGGCAATGGGATacccattaggggttctatttgccaacttctacatgagtgtcgtcgaagaaagggttttcaataagatcccctgccctccccaatactaccgctacatagacgacaccttcataagagtTGACTTAGAAGAGGACCTGGAAACTTTAAGAAAGATTTTCAAAGAATGCTCTGTCCTCCatttcacgtgtgaacgcagcgttgtcggtgccctacccttcctggac CTCATCGCCAAAACAATGAGTGCCAAACTGTCTATCGCCAAAATGGCGGCGCCAAATCGTCAGCGCCAAAGAGTCGGCGCCAAATCGTCCTGTTccgataaaattagcctcataatttattacaaaaacatgaaaaccagccagctgcttcttaaaaacaacccggcgcccccagaaacgtctttgaagagaaagagtgtcatctacgaattcacatgctcggggG